A region of Priestia aryabhattai DNA encodes the following proteins:
- a CDS encoding SPW repeat protein gives MKLRGNLNALIGVWFIIAPWAIGYSDQSGALWSSIIFGIIQVIVSLWGYDKPGWNSWQNWISAITGVWFVIFPFIYSLTNGEVWSSVILGLITIIFSLWNLGSNSGSKAVD, from the coding sequence GTGAAATTAAGGGGTAATTTAAATGCATTAATTGGTGTCTGGTTTATTATCGCACCTTGGGCTATTGGTTATTCAGATCAATCAGGAGCTTTATGGTCAAGTATAATTTTTGGAATCATTCAAGTTATTGTATCGTTATGGGGCTATGACAAACCTGGCTGGAATTCATGGCAAAACTGGATCTCCGCGATTACTGGTGTCTGGTTTGTAATTTTCCCATTCATCTACTCATTAACAAATGGAGAGGTTTGGTCAAGCGTAATTCTTGGTTTAATCACGATTATATTTAGTTTATGGAACTTAGGATCTAATTCGGGCTCAAAGGCTGTAGATTAA
- a CDS encoding replication/maintenance protein RepL, with protein sequence MKNWEKELIGDTQRKKISKEVKETVTNDDGEKLFQRHIEESYVSKEPDYVKIYLDNILQINNLSSGIQKTLNVLLKRMAYDNIVVLNAYIKKQMAEELGFNTVQSLNNNINKLVKEGIMNRKGTGTYEMNPFLFGRGSWDNIKKIRFQVIFEEGKISQRADFDYKDEVAISHEEKNY encoded by the coding sequence TTGAAGAATTGGGAAAAAGAACTAATTGGGGATACACAAAGAAAAAAAATCAGTAAAGAAGTTAAAGAAACAGTTACTAATGATGATGGAGAAAAGCTATTTCAAAGGCATATTGAAGAATCATATGTTTCCAAAGAACCAGATTACGTAAAAATTTATTTAGATAATATCCTACAGATAAATAACCTATCAAGTGGTATCCAAAAGACATTGAACGTTCTTCTAAAAAGAATGGCCTATGACAACATAGTTGTTTTAAATGCATACATAAAGAAACAAATGGCTGAAGAATTAGGATTTAATACAGTTCAAAGTTTGAATAACAACATCAATAAGCTTGTTAAAGAAGGAATTATGAATAGAAAAGGAACTGGAACATATGAAATGAATCCATTTCTATTTGGAAGAGGATCTTGGGACAATATTAAGAAGATTAGATTCCAAGTAATATTTGAGGAAGGGAAAATCAGTCAAAGAGCAGATTTTGACTATAAAGACGAAGTCGCTATATCTCATGAGGAAAAAAACTACTGA